TTTCGGCCCAGTGCTTGGTTGGGTCGGTGATAGACCGTTTGTCGATTCGGGTATTATTGATTTTAGCCTCTTTAATCTGTTGCTTGGAATTTTTCACTTCGATTACCATGCCGAAGCCCTTGGCTATCTTTGTCGCAAATATCGGAATTAATCGCATTTTGCAACATATTTAGAGAATAAACCATCATCACCCATCACTCATCTCGCGCCCCGCGAGCCGGATCATCCATCAACTCCACCTTCTCCTTTTCCGTCAAAAAATTCGGGTCCCCGGAACAGCCGCTCATCCGTGTCGCTGTTTGATTTGTTCAGGCAGTTCCCGGGCAGTTTTCTGATCCGTCATTCAGAAAGCAGTGAGATCAGGGGACGGAGATTGGCAAGAAATTCGGCGCACCGATTAAGCTGATGCTCCGCATACTCCGACTCAAACGAGACAAAGGCGACATAGTCTCCCTCCTGTCTGTCCTCAAAGAGCTGATCATAAAGCTTTCCGTCCCTCACCTCAAGCAGACCGGTTCTGATGAATTCCCGGTGAAATGCGGCTCGGACTCCCGTATGTTTTCTGAAAGACTGGCCCCGTTCAAACAGAGCGGCGCATACGCCGTAGAATACAGAGTAATAAAGACGGTTCATGGCGATGCTGTATGATTCCGCCCCGAATTCCCGCCTTGCGGAGGTCAGACTCTCCTCCGCCTTCGACCACCAGTATCGGACAAGTTCGGAGCGTCGTTCCTCATCATTGATATTCATATGATGACTCCGTCTCTCCGGATTTCCTCCCGGATCGGCAGAACCGAGATCGGCCCGGCTTCCCATGAGGCCCGGTCAATCACAAGAGAGCTGAAGTTCGTGCCGTGCCGCAGATTGACTTCAAAAATCGCATCTGTGATCCTGTGCCTCTCAAATCGTCTCATGGGGTGATCAGTGAGAATGAGAAGGTCGGAATCGGACTCACTGTCAGCCTCCGCCCGCGCAACCGAGCCGTACAGTATTATTTTCTCAATGCCGAAGGTATTCAGCAGTCTGCTTTTCAGCTCTTTCAGAGCCTGAGAATTCTCTGACATAGAAAAAATTTTGTCTGTTTTTTTCATCACAGGATATAATCCTTATTAAGCGGTTGCGCGGAAACTCTCACAGCGGTTGCCATGCCGGAGCCACCGACTGTTTTTGCCGCAATATATCGGAATTAATCGCATTTTGCAACATATTTAGAAAATAAGCCATCACCGCCATCACTCGCCCCGAGCCCCGCGAGCCAGATAATCCATCAGCTCCTTTTTCTCCTTTTCCGTCAAAAAATTCGGGTCCCCGGAGTAGCCGCTTATCCGGGCCGCGGTTTTTTTCCACTCGTCTTTTTATCAAAAGCGCGCCGCTTTTTTTTAAGCCGCTCAACTTTGGCCACGTAGGCTTTGATGTCGCATTTTCGCTCCAGGCCCGCCGCGTTCATGTAGCGGACCTTTCCGAAAATCTCGCGCTCCTTCCAGGCCCGGTCGTGCTTGCCAAAGATCCAGGCGGCCCCGGCGAATGAGTTGGGGTCCCGGCCGTCCAGGAAATACCGGTTGTTGAGCCAAAGAACCGTGTCAAAGGCCGTTTCCGGGTCCTGGGTCCATTCCAGAATTTTTTTCCCCCAGTACATGCGCATGTAATTGTGCATGTAACCGGTCGTTTTCATCTCGTCCATGGCCGCGTTCCAGTAGGGGTCGTGGGTCTGGGCGGCGTCCAGCTCATCCCGGGAATACACAAACGGCCTGGGGTCCCAGGCGTGCTCAATCAGGGTCTTTCGGGCCCATGGGGGAAGGCAGGAGAAGGAATCGTAGTCCGGGGCGCGCCACACAAAATTGATGGACAGCTCCCGGCGGACAATGAGCTGCTCGAGAAAATCCTCTTTGACGGTCTCGGGCAGTTTCGCGCGTTTGACCCGCCAGGCCATCCACAGGGGGGAGACGTGCCCGAAATGCAGATAGGGTCCCATGCCGGACGTGTCGTCGGTCTGGGGCTGATTGCTGTTTTGGCTGTGGCGTTGGATCCGGTTTTTTAAAAACGCGTTGAATCTTTTTTGGGCCTGGGAAAACCCGCCGGTGAAAAAAGGGTCCGCCGGGGGGATTGAGGCGTCGATGTCCAGATTTTTTAAAAGGGCGCGGGGATTGGAGATGTCGGTCATGGGCATGAGCGCGGCCGGCGTCTGAAGGGACAGGGAGGGAAAACGGACCGGAACTTTCCGAACCGGCTTTAAGAAATGGTCCAAAAGGCGGGAAATCCTGGGCCGGATGGTCCGGGCCGCGTATTCGGCCTTGTCCGACACCGTCTCCACCGGAACGATCGCGTCGCTTTCCACCTGGGTGAGGGCGCATGGGCATCGCCGGGCCAGCCGGCGGCGCCACCGGCGCTGAATCCGGAGATAGCCCATGTCGCACACGACCTCGGAGGCGTTTTTCGCCGTTTCCAAAACGATATCCGAGGGATCGCCCGTTCCCATGACCATTTTGATCCCCCGTTTTTCAAGGCCGGCGGCGGCGTCGGCCACGCCTTCGATCATGAAGGCGAAATGCCTGAGGTTGGCCTCGGGGAAGCGGTCCGTGAGGGCGAAAAGCGCCAGAAGGGGCTTTCGGGTCTCATTGGAGCGCCACACGGCGTATTCCAGGGCGTGGCTCCACTCGGCGCGCTGGGACTGCTGCATCCACAAAAGAACGAAGTCGCCGTCGCCTGCGGGCTTGTCGTTGAGGCGCCGGACGCGCTCGGGATCAAATGGACTTTCAGACATGATTTCTCAGGCCCAGCTCCACCGGATGCGGATTCAAATAAACCTGGGCGCCCAAATAAGGCTCCCGGTATTTCCGGGCGTAATGTTTCACCAGGGTGATGGGCGCGATCAAAGGCGTCCGGCGTTTTTTGTAGTTTTCGAGGACCTCTAAAAGCTCCTGTTTCTCATCGGCCGAGAGTTCTTTTTTAAAATACCCCATCATGTGCTGAAGGACATTGACGTTTTTGGCCACCGTGGATTTGAGCAGCATGGCCCGGGTCAAAAGCCGGGCGTAGTCGTCAAACCATGCGTCCATGTCGTCTTTTCGGGGCGCGGCCACGAGTTTTCCCATTTCCCGGTAAACCTGGGGGCTGTGGGCCAGAAAAAGCATTTTATGCCGGGTGTGAAAATCCACCAGGCCCCCGGGGGTTTTGCCCTCCTGGATCAGCTCACGCCAGCGTTTGAACACAAAGACCCGCTCGATGAAGTTTTCCCGAAGGACCGGGTCGTGGAGCCGTCCTTCCTCCTCGGCGGGCAGAAGGGGAAAGCGCTTGACGAACATCCCGGCCCATATGCCGGTTCCGTTCATGGAGGGCATTCCCTTGTCGTTGTACACCCGGACCCGGAACAGCCCGCTGGAGGGGGACTTGCTTTTGAATATGAACCCGCAAAGGTCCTCTTTTTCAAGCCCGTCCAGGCGTTTTTCAGCCCAGGCTTTCATCTGGGCGGTCATGTCTTTTTTGGTTTTGATGGTGGTCAAAGACGGGTTTTCGGGGTCCCCGGTCAGGCGCATGGCCTCCCGGGGAACGGGCATGCCGCACTCGGTCTCGGGGCACACCGGCACATAGTCCATAAAGCGGCCCAGGGTCTGGATCAGGTAGGGGTCCCGGGTGTGGCCCCCGTTGTATCGGACATTTTGGCCCATCAGACAGGCGCTGACGCCGATTTTGATCTTTTTAATTTGGGGGTCCTGATTTTCTTTGCCCCGGTCCTGCTCATTTCCCTGTTTCATGAGGATTCTCTCCGTTTGATGGTTTTTTTGAACGGGAATGTTTTTTTTGAATGGGAATGGCCCTTTTGAATGGGGATAATCCGGCCGATGTCCATGATTTTAAACCGGGAGGGATCCTCGCGGTTTTTGTCGATATGGCGCCGCAGATCCAGACCCGGGTAGCCGGCGGGCTCGTTTCCCAGGCGAAAGGTTCCCCACTGGGTGGGGATGAAAAAACGGGCGCCCAGCTCGTCAAAGGCTTTGGCCGCCTCCGGGACATTCATGTGATGGACATGCATGAACCACCGGGGATGGTAGGCGGTCACGGCCATAAAGGCGTAGTCGATGGCCGGGTATTTTCGGCCGATCTCCCGAAATCCCTTGAAATATCCCGAGTCGCCCCCGAAATAAAGGGTGGTCTGGGGGGTGATGAGCAGAAAGGAGGCCCAAAGCGAGGCGTTTCTTTTCATGCCGATTCGAAGGGACCAGTGCTGGGCCGGCAGGCAGATGAGCCTGGAGCCGTTTCCGAGATCGATTTCCTCCCACCAGTCCATCTCCGTCACGCGGGATTGGCCCATGTCCCGGATATAGTCCCCGAGACCCAGGGGCGTGTAGAATCGGCAGTGGCGGGGCAGTTTTTTGAGGGTGGGCGCGTCCAGGTGGTCGTAGTGGTTGTGGGAGATGACGACGCGGATGTCTTCGACCTCCCGGGCCAGCTCATTGAACGCCTCCAGGGTCAGGGCCGGCGGGGTTTCCCGGGGCGGGACAAGGGCGCGTTTGGAAAAAATGGGGTCGGTGAGCCACCACGTGGCCCCGATTCGGATCAAAAAGGTGTTGTGGCCGATCCACAGGATGAAATCCCCCCGGGTCCGGGCGATCCGTTCGGCCGTGTTCTCAAGAACCCGGGGCAAAAACGCCTCTTGTGTCGGGGTGTAGTTTTTTTGGGCCGTGATCTTCCAGAAAAGCACGTCCCAAAAACTCTTGTCCCCGGCTTTCATCCACGGGGAAAAAAACCGTCCGTCTTTCAAATGGGGCGCGTACAGGTCATGGACCCCGGTTTCCTCCACCTTTTGGGACCATTCGGCCTCGGAAAAGCTTTTTTTGTCCGGAGACAGGCAGGCCGAAAGGCCTGGCGCCATGGCGCACAGCGCGATTAAGACCCGTATGTGTTTGAAAAAGGCTGTTTTGAAAAACCTCATTTTCCCGTCCTCCTGTGGTCCCGGGTGACGATTCCCAGGTATCCGTCCACGGTCACGCGATCCCCGGTCTGGATGAGCGAGGCGGCGTCCAGCGCCCCGGTCACGCAGGGCAGGCCGCGCTCCCGGGCGATGATGGCGCCGTGGATGAGCATGCCCCCCCGCTCCTCCACCACGGCGGCGGCCAGGGGAATGACAAAGGTCATGTTGGGGTCCACCCCTTCGCACACCAGAACCTCGCCCCGCTTAAACTCCAGAAGATCCCCGGGGGCCGCGATGACCCGGGCCGGGCCCCGCGCCAGCCCCGGCCCGGCCGGGTTCCCGGCGATCTGACGAACCTGGAGACGGCTTTTGGGGGAAGAGGCCCTGGACGCCGGTTTCGGTTTGGCCGGGTCTTGATCGGACGGGGCTTTATCGGATCGGTCTTTTTCAGACAGCGCCGGAAGGGATTTCAGAACCTCCAGACCCGGGTCATGGGGGTCCGGGTTTTCGAGCCGGGCCCGGCCTTCCCGGACCGCCTCAAACAGGCGGGTTTCGATGAGCCCCAGGTGAATGTTGTCGTCGTCCCGAAGCCGGTGGCCGGCCCGGCCCAAATCCAGGATGTCTTTGGCGAATGCCCGCTTTTCCAAAGGAAAGGCGTTTATGTAGTTTTCTTTGAGCGCGGCGGCCCGGTCGTCTTTCCCGGGGCCGGCGGGAGATGTCTTTGAAAATTCCAGCAAAATTCGGATCACGGCGTCGTTTCCGTGGTGGCATTCCCCGGCGCCGCCGGTCTGACAGGCCAGGTCCCCGAATTCCGACACAAACCCGCTTAAAAGGGAGGAAAACGCGTGGCCGCCTTCGGGCGCCTCCCCGGCCTCGAGACGGGTCTTTAAGGCCGGGTCATTTCGGATCAGGTCCGCCATTTCCTCCAGCATGCGGTTTCGCTCCATGCTTTTAAGGCCGGTTCTTTCAAGCAGGGTCATGAACTCATACGGGTCATCGGGCCGGACGGCGTCATTGTAGATCTGGCCGAAGAGGCGGACGCTGTGGGCGAAGGGGATGAACTCGTCCCAATAGATTTTGACCCAGTGGTCGTAAATTTTCTGGCGGTTTCGGATTTCTTTGGCCAAGCGGGCGGCGGGCATCTGTTCCGGCCGGATTTTTTCCAGGCGCCTGGCGATCCGGATCATTTTGGGGATGAGGCGGTTTTCGATTTTTTCCCGAAGATCTTTCAGGTTTTCGTGGCTGCGGTGAAGGCTTAAATACCAGACGCGCTTGTCGTCCGTGTCCTTGAAACCGGAGCTGGTGATGGGCCGGGCCTGGAGAATCGTCAGGCGGTCTTTTTTCATGGCCCACTCCACGTCCTGGGGCCGGTCGAAAATTTTTTCGATTTTCATGCCGGTTTCCCATATCCGGCGGACCTCCTGTTCGTCTAACGGGGGCTTTTCCTGAAGGGATTCGGGCAGGGTCTCGATCCGGACCCCTTCGGGGCCGGGCGCGGCGCGCCGGGTTCGGGCGGGCCGGGCGTGGGAAAGAATTTTTCCCGACGCCCGGCGGATGACCCACCGGTCCGGGTCGATGTCGCCGTCCACCAGCCCCTGGTTGAGGCCGTAAACGGACTCGATGACCGACCGGCTGGAATCCGACGGGTTGAGGCTGAAAAAAATCCCGGCCCGGTCCGACGGAATCAGCTCCTGGACGATGACGGCCATGGCGCTTTTCCCGATCTCAAGCCCCATCTCTTTTCGATACATCAGGGCCGCGTCCGAATACAGCGACGCCCAAACCAGTTTGATGTGTTTGAGAATGTCGGCGGCGCTGGCGACATTTAAAAAAGACTCGTGGGCCCCGGCGAAGGAGTTTTTTTCGCCGTCCTCCCCGGGCGAGGAGGAGCGAACGGCCATGGGGCGACGCCCGCACAGGCGCTCCAGGTCATGGGTCAGGCTTTGCTCCATGTCCCGGGGCATGGGCGTGGTCAAAAAAAGATTTCGGATTCGAAGGGACACATCCCAGATTTCCTCCCAGCGCATACGCCCAATGGGTTTTTTATGGATTTCAAAGGAGATGGCCTCTTTGAGCCGGGTCCGGGACAAAAAATCCCCATAGACCCGGGCCGGGACGCAAAAGGTCTCAGGAACCCGGATCCCTTCCTGGTAAAGCGCGGCCAGGGCCGCGGTTTTTCCGCCCGTGATGTTTCGGTCCCGGGTCTCGGCGTCGTTTAAGGTTAAAAGGGTTTTCATGGCTCCATCCTTATTTCCACCACATTTTGAAACCGGGCCACCAGTATATAAGTCTCCACATCCACGCATACGGCGGCGGCGTTCGGGGACCGGGCGAAATCTTTCATGTGGGGGCATTTTTTCAGATACAGATCCACCAGCGCCCGGCGCTCCTTTCCGGACAGGGTGGAGGCCGCGCCGGTGGCGGTGACGGAGATGGCGCTGTAAATGTCGTCGGGCCGGTTTCGGCTGTCGGTCACCAGCATGGCCACGTCCGGGGACGAGACCAGGTTGCCGTATTTCCGGGTGGACGCGGAGGTGATAAAAATCATGCGTCGAAGGTCCGGGGTGGCGGCGAAGGCCATCAGGCTGGCGTAGGGCCGGCCCTGGTCCTGGGTGGAGAGAACCGACAGCGTCTGGGAGTCAAAAAGATCCCGGATTTGTCTCAGCGCGTCTTTTCGCGTGTCGCTCATGTTTAACGCCTCATGGATGGATGGGGTTTCGGGCCGGGCCGACGCGGGGTCGTCCGGCCGGGTTTGGGGGCGAATTTCCGGGGTCTTGAGACCATCTCAAGGCCGGCGGCCCGGGCCATGCCCTTGATCATGTTCGTGAACAGATACTGATGGAAAGGATACAGGGCGAACCAGTAGGCCGCGCCCGCCGCTCCCCGGGGCGCGAAACGGGCCAGAAGAGACAAACGAAGCCGCCGGGAGCGGACGGGTTTGATGTCGATTTCCAAAACGGCCTCCCCCGGGACTTTCATTTCAGCCAGAAGAACGATCCGGGAAGGGGGACTGGATTCCAAAACCCGCCAGAAATCCAGCGCGTCGCCCGCGTGAAGGGCGCTGGGTGAGCGTCTTCCCCTGCCCAGGCCGAACCCCCCGGCCAGAAGGTCCATGAGCCCCCGGATTTTCCACAAAACGTCCCCGGCGTAGTATCCGGTCTCTCCCCCCAGGCCGGCCGCGGCGCGCCACAAAGACAGGGGGTCTCCCTTCAGGTCCGCCCGGTATCCGCATTGGAACTCGGCCCGGCCTGAAGATGGGGCGTCGAGCCATTGGGGGCGATTCATCCGCCCGGCGTCCGCCCACCGGGTTTCCACCTCCTGTTTTCGGATTTTATCCAGCGCCCGGTCCATGGCTTCCCGGCAGCCGATGAGTCTTTGGGGAATCAGCTTTTGGATGTCGCGCTCCCGGCAAACGGCGGGAACGGCCAGCCCTTCCAGTATGGGGCGGGCCATGACGGCGGGAACCGGGGTGGAAAGATGAATAAAAAGCGCCCAAAGCCAAGGGGGCAAAAAGGGGACGCGGACCATGCGGGGCCGGGGCAGGCCCGCCGCGTCGGCGAAAATCCCGATCAGGTCCCGGAAGGTGGTCCGGTCCGGCCCCCCGATGTCAAAGGCCCTTCCGGCGGTTTCGGGATGGTCCAGGCATTCTTTTAAGTAAAACAGAACGTTGGCGATGGATATGGGCTGAAGCGGGGCGTCGGCCCACCCGGGGACCGGGATCGTTTTTCGCCGCTCGGCCAGGAATTGGATGATCTCAAAAGCGGCGCCCCCGGACCCCAGGATCATGGCGGCGCGAAGAAGGGTGGCCGGAACAGGCCCCTGCCTGAGAATGTCCCCGGCCTCATGCCGGGACCGCAGATGGGCCCCGGCCCGTTTTCCGGACACATCGCCCAGGCCCCCTAAGTAAATGATTCTCTCCGCCCCGACCCGGGCCGCGGCCCGGGCCATGTGGCGGGCCGCGACGCGGTCTTTTTTAAGGCGGTTTCGGGTCAAAGACATGGAATGGACCAGGTGAAAAACGGCCCCGCAGCCTTTCATGGCCTTTTCCAGAGACGCGAAATCCCGAATATCGGCCCTCGCCGTCTCCAGGTTCGGATGGGAGGCCCAGGGGCGGTCGGCCATTTTCTCCGAAAAGCGCCCCATGGCCCGGACCCGGCGGCCTGATTCCAACAGCAGGGGAATCAGGCGGCCCGCCAGATATCCCGTGGCTCCGGAGACCAGAACGGGTTTTTGTCCGCTGTCGTTTTTTTTGGCCAAGGGTCGTCTCCGTTTGGTTTGAATGGTTGAAACAGACCGGTCCGCTCAAAAACGTGTTTTGAGTATAGAAAATTCATGGCGCGAAGTCAACACGCATGTGGCCGCCCGCGCAGGGGGGGTCAACGGGGGAAAAAAAGCCAGACCCCGGCCATGACCAGGACCCGGGAGAGCATGCTCAGCGACATGGTCAGGCCGCAGATGGCGGACCCGTTTTTGAAACCAAAAATGGAGATGTAGCGGGGCAGGGTGCGCCTGAGCCGGGTGACGGGGATCATGATCAGGCCGCCGGCCATCAGGGCGAAAATGGCCTGGTAGGGCGTCACGCCCTGGCCCCCCAGCAGGTTGGACATGTAGGCGATCCCGGCGGTGGGGCTCAGGGCGTAGGCGGCCAGGGGGCCCACCACGGCGGCCGGAAGGCCGAGCAGGGAGGTCATCGGCCCGATGAGGGTCTCGAACCATCCCAGGGCCCCGGTGTTCATGAGTATCTGGACGGCAAAGGTCACGGCGGCCATGAGGGTCATCATGCGGATGAACATTTTTTTTCGGGCCCTCCAGGCGTCTTGGGCCAGGCGCCACGCCGACCGGTTGAGGCAGTCCACATCCCCGGGATCGCAGACCTTGTTTTCAAACGCCTGGTCCGAAAATCTCCCCGGGGAAGGGCCAAGCCGTCCCCACGCCACCACCAGCGCCAGCTTCAGGACACCGGCCAGGGCAAAGGCCGACACATACACCCCGAACAAAGCCGGCCCCAGAAGGGGCAGCGCCACGGGAAGCTGGTAGGTGAGGATTTCCCGGAAGTGAAAGGGGACCGTGTTCAAAACGCCTGAAAGAATCACCTGGCGGTCCGAGAGTTTTCCGTCGTCGCGGAATTGGGCCGACATGGCGTGGGCCGCGATCATGGAGCCCACGGCGGTCAGAAAGCTCACGGCGGCCTCGGCGGGAAGGCCGGCGACCCGGGCCACCGGGGCCCCGATGGGCTTCAAATATTTCATCATGCCCATCTGCATGAGCATTTCAATGCCGAAAAGGCTCACAAACATGACCGATCCCATGCGAAAGGTCAAAGACAGGGAGCGCTCAAGGGATAAGAGAAGAATGTCCATGAAAAAGTCCGGATTAAGCCTCGCCGAAGATATCGGCGAGAGCTGAGTCCGCGTCGGGAAATGAAAATGAAAAACCCGCCTTTAAGAGTTTTTCAGGAACGGCTCTCTGGCTCTGCATGAGCGAGGCGCCCAGCTCGCCCATGGCCAGGCGGACCATGAAGGCGGGCGCGGGCACAAAGGACGGCCGCTTCAGCGCCCGGCCCAGGGACCTGGCGAAATCTTTCTGGCGAAGGGGATGGGGCGCCGTGAAATTAAACACGCCCTCAAGGTCGTCATGGTCCATGATGAAGCGAAAGGCGTTTTGAAGGTCCTGGATGTGAATCCATGAAAACCACTGGCGCCCGGAGCCCAAAGGCCCACCGGCGAACATTTTAAACGCCGGGGACATGAGGGCCAGCGCGCCGCCGTTTCCCATGACGATGCCGAACCGGGTCACGGCCGTTCTCACGCCCTTCGGGGCGGCGGCCAGGGCTTCTTTTTCCCAGTCCACACACACATCGGCCAGAAAACCCCGGCCGGGCTTTCGGTCCTCCGCGACTTTGTCATCGCCGCAGTCCCCGTAAAACCCCACAGCCGATGTGTTTAAAAGGGTCTGTTTTTTTTCGGTTCC
The DNA window shown above is from Candidatus Desulfarcum epimagneticum and carries:
- a CDS encoding conserved hypothetical protein (Evidence 4 : Unknown function but conserved in other organisms) — its product is MAKKNDSGQKPVLVSGATGYLAGRLIPLLLESGRRVRAMGRFSEKMADRPWASHPNLETARADIRDFASLEKAMKGCGAVFHLVHSMSLTRNRLKKDRVAARHMARAAARVGAERIIYLGGLGDVSGKRAGAHLRSRHEAGDILRQGPVPATLLRAAMILGSGGAAFEIIQFLAERRKTIPVPGWADAPLQPISIANVLFYLKECLDHPETAGRAFDIGGPDRTTFRDLIGIFADAAGLPRPRMVRVPFLPPWLWALFIHLSTPVPAVMARPILEGLAVPAVCRERDIQKLIPQRLIGCREAMDRALDKIRKQEVETRWADAGRMNRPQWLDAPSSGRAEFQCGYRADLKGDPLSLWRAAAGLGGETGYYAGDVLWKIRGLMDLLAGGFGLGRGRRSPSALHAGDALDFWRVLESSPPSRIVLLAEMKVPGEAVLEIDIKPVRSRRLRLSLLARFAPRGAAGAAYWFALYPFHQYLFTNMIKGMARAAGLEMVSRPRKFAPKPGRTTPRRPGPKPHPSMRR
- a CDS encoding conserved exported hypothetical protein (Evidence 4 : Unknown function but conserved in other organisms), whose translation is MRFFKTAFFKHIRVLIALCAMAPGLSACLSPDKKSFSEAEWSQKVEETGVHDLYAPHLKDGRFFSPWMKAGDKSFWDVLFWKITAQKNYTPTQEAFLPRVLENTAERIARTRGDFILWIGHNTFLIRIGATWWLTDPIFSKRALVPPRETPPALTLEAFNELAREVEDIRVVISHNHYDHLDAPTLKKLPRHCRFYTPLGLGDYIRDMGQSRVTEMDWWEEIDLGNGSRLICLPAQHWSLRIGMKRNASLWASFLLITPQTTLYFGGDSGYFKGFREIGRKYPAIDYAFMAVTAYHPRWFMHVHHMNVPEAAKAFDELGARFFIPTQWGTFRLGNEPAGYPGLDLRRHIDKNREDPSRFKIMDIGRIIPIQKGHSHSKKTFPFKKTIKRRESS
- a CDS encoding Nucleotidyltransferase domain protein, which encodes MKKTDKIFSMSENSQALKELKSRLLNTFGIEKIILYGSVARAEADSESDSDLLILTDHPMRRFERHRITDAIFEVNLRHGTNFSSLVIDRASWEAGPISVLPIREEIRRDGVII
- a CDS encoding conserved membrane hypothetical protein (Evidence 4 : Unknown function but conserved in other organisms), with protein sequence MDILLLSLERSLSLTFRMGSVMFVSLFGIEMLMQMGMMKYLKPIGAPVARVAGLPAEAAVSFLTAVGSMIAAHAMSAQFRDDGKLSDRQVILSGVLNTVPFHFREILTYQLPVALPLLGPALFGVYVSAFALAGVLKLALVVAWGRLGPSPGRFSDQAFENKVCDPGDVDCLNRSAWRLAQDAWRARKKMFIRMMTLMAAVTFAVQILMNTGALGWFETLIGPMTSLLGLPAAVVGPLAAYALSPTAGIAYMSNLLGGQGVTPYQAIFALMAGGLIMIPVTRLRRTLPRYISIFGFKNGSAICGLTMSLSMLSRVLVMAGVWLFFPR
- a CDS encoding DNA-binding protein codes for the protein MNINDEERRSELVRYWWSKAEESLTSARREFGAESYSIAMNRLYYSVFYGVCAALFERGQSFRKHTGVRAAFHREFIRTGLLEVRDGKLYDQLFEDRQEGDYVAFVSFESEYAEHQLNRCAEFLANLRPLISLLSE
- a CDS encoding Pyridoxamine 5'-phosphate oxidase — its product is MSDTRKDALRQIRDLFDSQTLSVLSTQDQGRPYASLMAFAATPDLRRMIFITSASTRKYGNLVSSPDVAMLVTDSRNRPDDIYSAISVTATGAASTLSGKERRALVDLYLKKCPHMKDFARSPNAAAVCVDVETYILVARFQNVVEIRMEP
- a CDS encoding Pyruvate, water dikinase; the protein is MKTLLTLNDAETRDRNITGGKTAALAALYQEGIRVPETFCVPARVYGDFLSRTRLKEAISFEIHKKPIGRMRWEEIWDVSLRIRNLFLTTPMPRDMEQSLTHDLERLCGRRPMAVRSSSPGEDGEKNSFAGAHESFLNVASAADILKHIKLVWASLYSDAALMYRKEMGLEIGKSAMAVIVQELIPSDRAGIFFSLNPSDSSRSVIESVYGLNQGLVDGDIDPDRWVIRRASGKILSHARPARTRRAAPGPEGVRIETLPESLQEKPPLDEQEVRRIWETGMKIEKIFDRPQDVEWAMKKDRLTILQARPITSSGFKDTDDKRVWYLSLHRSHENLKDLREKIENRLIPKMIRIARRLEKIRPEQMPAARLAKEIRNRQKIYDHWVKIYWDEFIPFAHSVRLFGQIYNDAVRPDDPYEFMTLLERTGLKSMERNRMLEEMADLIRNDPALKTRLEAGEAPEGGHAFSSLLSGFVSEFGDLACQTGGAGECHHGNDAVIRILLEFSKTSPAGPGKDDRAAALKENYINAFPLEKRAFAKDILDLGRAGHRLRDDDNIHLGLIETRLFEAVREGRARLENPDPHDPGLEVLKSLPALSEKDRSDKAPSDQDPAKPKPASRASSPKSRLQVRQIAGNPAGPGLARGPARVIAAPGDLLEFKRGEVLVCEGVDPNMTFVIPLAAAVVEERGGMLIHGAIIARERGLPCVTGALDAASLIQTGDRVTVDGYLGIVTRDHRRTGK
- a CDS encoding conserved hypothetical protein (Evidence 4 : Unknown function but conserved in other organisms) yields the protein MKNILIVGAAGFVGKELSRAFLSEGWAVTGVDIANAHPFSGVFDAFSWISADTTREGKWQKAAADSDAVVNLAGRSIFSRWTKKTRQSIYDSRVLTTRNIVAAMGTEKKQTLLNTSAVGFYGDCGDDKVAEDRKPGRGFLADVCVDWEKEALAAAPKGVRTAVTRFGIVMGNGGALALMSPAFKMFAGGPLGSGRQWFSWIHIQDLQNAFRFIMDHDDLEGVFNFTAPHPLRQKDFARSLGRALKRPSFVPAPAFMVRLAMGELGASLMQSQRAVPEKLLKAGFSFSFPDADSALADIFGEA
- a CDS encoding conserved hypothetical protein (Evidence 4 : Unknown function but conserved in other organisms), which translates into the protein MKQGNEQDRGKENQDPQIKKIKIGVSACLMGQNVRYNGGHTRDPYLIQTLGRFMDYVPVCPETECGMPVPREAMRLTGDPENPSLTTIKTKKDMTAQMKAWAEKRLDGLEKEDLCGFIFKSKSPSSGLFRVRVYNDKGMPSMNGTGIWAGMFVKRFPLLPAEEEGRLHDPVLRENFIERVFVFKRWRELIQEGKTPGGLVDFHTRHKMLFLAHSPQVYREMGKLVAAPRKDDMDAWFDDYARLLTRAMLLKSTVAKNVNVLQHMMGYFKKELSADEKQELLEVLENYKKRRTPLIAPITLVKHYARKYREPYLGAQVYLNPHPVELGLRNHV
- the phr gene encoding Deoxyribodipyrimidine photo-lyase translates to MSESPFDPERVRRLNDKPAGDGDFVLLWMQQSQRAEWSHALEYAVWRSNETRKPLLALFALTDRFPEANLRHFAFMIEGVADAAAGLEKRGIKMVMGTGDPSDIVLETAKNASEVVCDMGYLRIQRRWRRRLARRCPCALTQVESDAIVPVETVSDKAEYAARTIRPRISRLLDHFLKPVRKVPVRFPSLSLQTPAALMPMTDISNPRALLKNLDIDASIPPADPFFTGGFSQAQKRFNAFLKNRIQRHSQNSNQPQTDDTSGMGPYLHFGHVSPLWMAWRVKRAKLPETVKEDFLEQLIVRRELSINFVWRAPDYDSFSCLPPWARKTLIEHAWDPRPFVYSRDELDAAQTHDPYWNAAMDEMKTTGYMHNYMRMYWGKKILEWTQDPETAFDTVLWLNNRYFLDGRDPNSFAGAAWIFGKHDRAWKEREIFGKVRYMNAAGLERKCDIKAYVAKVERLKKKRRAFDKKTSGKKPRPG